Proteins encoded in a region of the Triticum dicoccoides isolate Atlit2015 ecotype Zavitan chromosome 3A, WEW_v2.0, whole genome shotgun sequence genome:
- the LOC119267843 gene encoding protein TPR1-like — protein MSSLSRELVFLILQFLDEEKFKETVHKLEQESGFYFNVKYFEEKVHAGEWDEVERYLSGFTKVDDNRYSMKIFFEIRKQKYLEALDRHDRAKAVDILVKDLKVFSTFNEELYKEITQLLTLENFRENEQLSKYGDTKSARSIMLIELKKLIEANPLFREKLVFPTLKASRLRTLINQSLNWQHQLCKNPRPNPDIKTLFTDHTCSPPNGARTSPVSVPLAAVPKAGAAYQPLTGHAPFQPPPPAGPSLAGWMTSAAVSSSIQSAAVAASSMSVPPNQGMMKRPAISDYQSAESEQLMKRLRPTGHGIDEATYPAPTPQPSWSLDDLPRTVACTLSQGSNVTSMDFHPSRHTLLLVGSANGEFTLWEIGLRERLVSKPFKIWDMQACSAQFQSVLAKDSSMPINRVTWSPDGDLIGVAFAKHLIHLYAYQQPNEARQVLEIEAHSGGVNDIAFSRPNKQLCVVTCGDDKLIRVWDMHGQKIYSFEGHEAPVYSICPHHKETIQFIFSTSIDGKIKAWLYDNAGSRVDYDAPGKWCTTMLYSADGTRLFSCGTSKEGDSHLVEWNESEGSIKRTYSGFRKKASGVVQGVVQFDTAQNHILAAGEDNQIKIWDVDNTNMLTFIDADGGLPGLPRLRFNKEGNLLAVTTVDNGFKILANSDGLRSLRAFGNRPFEAFRSPYEASAMKVSGAPVVAGISPNIGRMDNLDRNSPAKPSPILNGADPASRSIDIKPRISEEKPDKAKPWELMEVLNPQQFRVATLPETPDQTSKVVRLLYTNSGVGLLALGSNAIQRLWKWNRNEQNPSGKATASVVPQHWQPNSGLVMANDIGETPPEESVPCIALSKNDSYVMSACGGKVSLFNMMTFKVMTTFMPPPPASTFLAFHPQDNNIIAIGMEDSTIHIYNVRVDEVKIRLKGHQKRITGLAFSNSLHILVSSGADAQLCVWATDSWEKKKLVAIQMPAGKTPSGDTRVQFNSDQNRLLVVHETQIAIYDASKMERIYQWIPQGTLSAAISHASYSCNSQLVFAAFTDGNVAIFDADNLRLRCRIASSAYMSTIAINSNPPVYPFVVAAHPQEPNQFAVGLSDGSVKVMEPLESDGKWGTPAPVENGVANGRAPASSATSNPATDQNQR, from the exons ATGTCGTCCCTCAGCCGCGAGCTCGTCTTCCTCATCCTCCAGTTCCTCgacgaggagaagttcaaggaGACCGTGCACAA GCTTGAACAAGAGTCAGGCTTTTACTTCAACGTCAAGTACTTTGAGGAGAAGGTCCATGCTGGGGAGTGGGATGAGGTGGAAAGGTATCTCTCAGGTTTCACCAAGGTGGACGACAATAGGTATTCGATGAAGATCTTCTTTGAGATCAGGAAGCAGAAGTATTTGGAAGCTCTTGATAG GCATGATAGAGCAAAGGCGGTAGATATTCTTGTCAAGGATCTTAAAGTCTTCTCGACATTCAACGAGGAGTTATATAAAGAGATAACACAGCTTCTCACTCTTGAGAATTTCAG GGAAAATGAACAGCTATCTAAGTATGGGGATACAAAATCTGCTCGCAGTATTATGCTGATTGAGCTAAAAAAACTAATCGAAGCAAATCCCCTTTTCCGGGAAAAACTTGTCTTTCCAACCCTTAAGGCATCCCGTTTGCGGACTTTAATTAACCAAAG CTTAAACTGGCAGCATCAACTTTGTAAGAACCCTCGGCCAAATCCAGATATCAAGACATTATTCACGGATCACACTTGCTCTCCTCCCAATGGAGCACGTACATCTCCTGTATCTGTACCATTGGCAGCTGTTCCGAAGGCTGGTGCAGCATACCAGCCACTCACAGGCCATGCT CCATTCCAGCCTCCTCCTCCTGCCGGTCCATCTTTAGCTGGTTGGATGACAAGTGCTGCTGTTTCTTCATCCATTCAGTCTGCTGCCGTGGCAGCATCATCAATGTCTGTTCCACCAAATCAAG GCATGATGAAACGCCCAGCTATATCAGACTATCAAAGTGCAGAATCTGAGCAACTAATGAAGCGATTGAGGCCCACTGGACATGGTATTGATGAG GCCACCTATCCTGCACCTACTCCTCAACCTTCATGGTCATTGGATGACCTTCCTAGGACAGTGGCGTGCACATTATCACAGGGATCTAATGTAACTAGCATGGACTTTCATCCTTCTCGTCATACACTACTACTAG TTGGATCTGCTAATGGTGAATTTACACTTTGGGAGATTGGTCTGCGTGAGAGGCTGGTCTCAAAGCCCTTCAAAATTTGGGACATGCAAGCATGTTCAGCACAATTTCAG AGTGTCTTGGCTAAAGACTCTTCCATGCCCATTAATCGAGTTACATGGAGCCCTGATGGAGACTTGATTG GAGTTGCATTCGCAAAACATTTGATCCATCTGTACGCATACCAACAACCTAATGAAGCACGCCAAGTTTTAGAG ATTGAGGCTCATTCTGGAGGAGTTAATGACATAGCATTCTCCCGGCCAAATAAGCAACTCTGTGTTGTCACTTGCGGAGATGACAAGCTGATAAGG GTCTGGGATATGCATGGACAGAAAATATATTCGTTTGAAGGGCACGAGGCACCTGTGTATTCTATTTGCCCTCACCACAAAGAGACTATTCAG TTTATATTCTCAACTTCCATTGATGGGAAAATTAAGGCATGGCTTTATGACAATGCGGGATCTAGGGTGGACTATGATGCTCCAGGAAAATGGTGTACTACAATGCTTTATAGTGCCGATGGAACTAG GCTGTTCTCATGCGGAACAAGCAAAGAGGGAGACTCACATTTGGTTGAGTGGAACGAAAGCGAAGGATCTATCAAGAGAACATATTCTGGATTCCGCAAAAAGGCATCTGGTGTAGTGCAGGGTGTTGTGCAGTTTGATACAGCTCAGAATCACATTTTAGCTGCCGGGGAAGATAACCAAATTAAAATTTGGGATGTTGATAACACCAACATGCTTACCTTTATTGATGCCGATGGAGGCTTGCCA GGCCTTCCCCGGTTAAGGTTCAATAAAGAGGGGAATCTTCTTGCTGTTACTACAGTAGACAATGGCTTTAAGATACTTGCAAATTCTGATGGGCTCAGGTCTTTACGGGCTTTTGGGAACCGGCCTTTCGAGGCGTTTAGGTCACCATATGAAGCTTCTGCGATGAAG GTCTCAGGTGCTCCTGTTGTTGCGGGCATCTCTCCTAACATTGGCCGAATGGATAACTTAGACAGGAACTCTCCTGCAAAGCCATCTCCTATACTG AATGGCGCTGATCCAGCATCTAGAAGCATAGATATAAAGCCAAGAATCTCAGAAGAAAAACCTGATAAAGCGAAACCTTGGGAGCTGATGGAAGTTCTAAATCCCCAGCAATTCCGTGTAGCTACATTGCCAGAAACTCCAGACCAAACCAGCAAG GTTGTCAGACTTCTGTACACAAATTCTGGTGTCGGTTTGTTAGCACTAGGGTCTAATGCCATTCAAAGGCTGTGGAAATGGAACCGAAATGAGCAGAATCCAAGTGGGAAG GCCACGGCTAGTGTTGTGCCACAGCATTGGCAACCAAACAGTGGCCTTGTCATGGCAAATGATATCGGGGAAACACCTCCTGAGGAGTCAGTCCCATGCATTGCACTCTCCAAGAATGATTCTTATGTGATGTCTGCATGTGGTGGAAAGGTCTCATTGTTTAATATGATGACATTTAAG GTGATGACAACATTCATGCCACCTCCACCAGCATCGACCTTTTTAGCATTTCACCCTCAAGATAATAACATCATAGCAATTGGAATGGAAGATTCAACCATCCACATATACAATGTCAGGGTAGATGAG GTCAAAATTAGACTCAAAGGACATCAAAAGAGGATAACTGGATTGGCCTTTTCCAACAGCCTGCATATACTTGTGTCTTCTGGCGCTGATGCACAG TTATGTGTGTGGGCCACCGATTCTTGGGAAAAGAAGAAATTGGTCGCTATACAAATGCCAGCTGGGAAGACTCCATCAGGAGACACAAGGGTTCAGTTTAATTCTGACCAAAATCGCTTGTTAGTAGTCCATGAGACTCAGATAGCTATTTATGATGCATCCAAGATGGAGAGAATCTACCAG TGGATACCTCAGGGCACTTTGTCAGCTGCCATATCACACGCATCGTACTCGTGCAATAGCCAACTAGTTTTTGCTGCTTTTACTGATGGTAATGTTGCCATCTTTGATGCGGATAACTTGAGATTACGATGCCGAATTGCATCATCTGCTTACATGTCTACGATAGCCATAAACAG CAATCCACCCGTTTACCCTTTTGTTGTCGCTGCACACCCCCAAGAACCAAATCAATTCGCAGTCGGGCTGTCAGATGGATCTGTTAAAGTGATGGAGCCGTTGGAGTCCGACGGGAAGTGGGGGACGCCTGCTCCAGTGGAAAATGGGGTGGCCAACGGAAGGGCGCCAGCATCATCAGCTACAAGCAATCCAGCCACAGATCAAAACCAAAGATAG